The region CAACTGGCAGGAAAATATCGGCAGGAAAAATCGCCAAGGAGGTATAATTATTTATTGTATTTTTAGAACCTTCTTTCTTTTCTCGATGCAGGCAAGAGGAGTTGACGAAATGAGTAACATTGAGAGACAGAAAAAGGATAATTCCTTAAATATTAAAAACCTTTCCCTTTTGTTCGAAAAGTTTCCCAACCCCATCTTTGTAACCGATGTAAAGGGAAATATCCTGATTTCCAATTCGACTGCAGCTATGACCATGGGAATAACCCTGGATCAATTTCTAAAATCAAATGTTAACGATCTGGTCCATAAAAATTACTACGACAAGTCGTACACGTTGGAAGCGGCGGAGAAGAAGCGTCCTATTCGCGGCCCGCTGACGACCGCTTTGGGCATTACCATGATATCGTCGAGCACGCCGGTGCTCGATGATGACGGCGAAGTGATCCTGGTGCTCACGACCGGCTATCCCAAAGGGATCAACCCCAAAATTGCCGACAGCGATGAACGGGGGTTTACGTCAAGACGCAAGCGGGAAATTGAATATCTGCGCAGTCGCGTCTTCGACAAAACCGAGGTTGTCGCCGAAAGCCCTTTAATGAGGCAGGTCCTCCTCATGGCCCACAAGATTGCCCAGACCGACAGTTCCGTGCTGTTGACGGGAGAGTCGGGTTCCGGCAAGGAAGTGCTGGCCAAGTATATCCACCGCCATAGCAAAAGATCGCTTGAAGCGTTTCTCGCCGTCAATTGCGCAGCATTCCCGGAGCCTCTGGTCGAATCGGAATTGTTCGGCTACGAAAAGGGCGCTTTCACCGGCGCCAGAGCCGACGGAAAAATGGGCTTGTTTGAAGCTGCGCATCGCGGCACTTTATTTCTGGACGAGATTGCCGAACTGCCCCTTGCCCTGCAGTCCAAACTGCTCCGCGTGCTGGAAACGGGCGAAGTCCGGCGAATAGGGAGCAATGTAGGCCGCAGGATCGATTTCCGCCTGATCGCCGCCACCAATAAGAATCTTGAGCATATGACCGAGCAGGGAACCTTCCGTAAAGACCTTTATTACCGGCTGAGCGTCATCCCGGTACAAATACCGTCGCTGAGGGATCGCCCGGAGGACATTGTCGCCCTTGCGGCCAAATTTTTAGCCGACTTTAACAAAAAATACGATGCCGATGTCGAGCTCGATGCCAATACCCTGGAAATCTTTAAGAAACAAAGCTGGCCGGGAAACGTGCGCGAGCTTAGAAATTTGATCGAGCGCAAAGTCATCTGCAGTTTGCACGATTATCCGGAGGACTGTCTTCAATCCGCGGCAACCGTCGATACGCAAGAGCAGCGCCAGGGTGATATCTTCAAATATTTCGGCCTCAGCGGCACGCTGCGGGAAGTATTGTCAAAGGTCGAAAAGAAATATATCGAT is a window of Selenomonadales bacterium 4137-cl DNA encoding:
- a CDS encoding sigma 54-interacting transcriptional regulator, with the protein product MSNIERQKKDNSLNIKNLSLLFEKFPNPIFVTDVKGNILISNSTAAMTMGITLDQFLKSNVNDLVHKNYYDKSYTLEAAEKKRPIRGPLTTALGITMISSSTPVLDDDGEVILVLTTGYPKGINPKIADSDERGFTSRRKREIEYLRSRVFDKTEVVAESPLMRQVLLMAHKIAQTDSSVLLTGESGSGKEVLAKYIHRHSKRSLEAFLAVNCAAFPEPLVESELFGYEKGAFTGARADGKMGLFEAAHRGTLFLDEIAELPLALQSKLLRVLETGEVRRIGSNVGRRIDFRLIAATNKNLEHMTEQGTFRKDLYYRLSVIPVQIPSLRDRPEDIVALAAKFLADFNKKYDADVELDANTLEIFKKQSWPGNVRELRNLIERKVICSLHDYPEDCLQSAATVDTQEQRQGDIFKYFGLSGTLREVLSKVEKKYIDSVLEACGGRIGEAANRLGIYRTVLYRKLKAFEQKE